A portion of the Feifania hominis genome contains these proteins:
- a CDS encoding AbrB/MazE/SpoVT family DNA-binding domain-containing protein gives MVKSTGITRKIDELGRMVLPKEIRDFMGICDRDALEFMLDEKRNLVVIRKATRMCLRCRATGDLKTIRQGYYLRGRCLEELRQA, from the coding sequence ATGGTCAAGTCAACAGGGATAACGCGAAAGATTGATGAATTGGGGCGGATGGTTCTTCCCAAGGAAATCCGGGATTTTATGGGCATTTGTGACAGAGATGCCCTTGAATTTATGCTGGATGAGAAACGGAACCTGGTTGTAATCCGAAAGGCGACCAGAATGTGCCTGAGGTGCAGAGCGACCGGTGATCTGAAGACAATCAGACAGGGATACTATCTCCGCGGCAGATGCCTGGAAGAATTGAGGCAGGCCTGA
- the yabP gene encoding sporulation protein YabP has product MAEEKRIPKKHNIILENRKSMSISGIEDVDSFDEETVVLYTDDGTLVIRGSELHINRLNVESGDLSVEGRIDSLSYEDGESKKGGFFARLMR; this is encoded by the coding sequence ATGGCGGAGGAAAAACGAATTCCCAAGAAACACAACATCATTCTGGAAAACAGAAAGTCCATGAGCATTTCGGGCATTGAGGATGTGGACAGCTTCGACGAGGAGACGGTGGTGCTCTACACCGACGACGGCACGCTTGTCATCCGCGGCAGCGAGCTGCACATCAACCGCCTCAACGTCGAGAGCGGCGACCTCTCGGTGGAGGGGCGCATCGACAGCCTGAGCTACGAGGACGGCGAGAGCAAAAAGGGCGGCTTCTTTGCCCGGCTGATGCGCTGA
- a CDS encoding helix-turn-helix domain-containing protein has product MVIFDKLWETMARREITTYQLRERCGIDSKTIRRLRANENIETKTLSKLCAALSCKLEDIAEYKAD; this is encoded by the coding sequence GTGGTCATATTTGACAAGCTGTGGGAAACCATGGCCAGGCGCGAAATCACAACTTACCAGCTCAGAGAGCGCTGTGGCATTGACAGCAAGACAATTCGACGGCTTCGAGCCAACGAAAACATAGAGACAAAAACCCTGAGTAAATTATGCGCGGCTCTGTCATGCAAACTGGAGGATATTGCGGAATACAAAGCAGACTAA
- a CDS encoding RNA-binding S4 domain-containing protein has translation MRLDKFLKVSRIIKRRTVANEACDAGRVAVNGRPARASYDVKAGDVIAITFGEKTLKAEVLDVREHVAKDASDSLYRIID, from the coding sequence ATGCGGCTTGACAAATTTTTAAAGGTGTCGCGCATCATCAAGCGCCGCACTGTGGCAAACGAGGCCTGCGACGCGGGGCGCGTCGCGGTGAACGGCCGGCCCGCGCGCGCGTCGTACGACGTCAAGGCGGGCGACGTCATTGCCATCACATTCGGCGAGAAGACGCTCAAAGCCGAGGTGCTCGACGTGCGCGAGCATGTGGCGAAGGACGCGTCGGACAGCCTGTACCGCATCATCGACTGA
- a CDS encoding helix-turn-helix domain-containing protein, with product MDTKSFGKKLKSYRSKQGWNLNECSEKIGISTRYLADIERGDKIPKLETFILILNTLEASADDVLQDSLTVGYKTKSNDIIRKLNALDATRRNQALKIFESVIHSLK from the coding sequence ATGGATACCAAGAGCTTTGGCAAAAAACTGAAATCTTATCGCTCTAAACAAGGGTGGAATCTGAATGAGTGTTCGGAGAAAATTGGTATCAGTACACGTTATCTCGCTGATATTGAGCGCGGTGACAAAATCCCAAAGCTCGAGACGTTTATTCTGATTCTCAACACGTTGGAGGCCTCTGCCGACGACGTTCTTCAGGATAGTCTTACGGTCGGTTACAAGACAAAGAGCAACGATATCATCAGAAAACTCAATGCGCTTGACGCCACGCGTCGGAACCAGGCTTTGAAGATATTTGAGAGTGTTATCCATTCGTTGAAATAA